The sequence below is a genomic window from Flavobacterium lipolyticum.
AAGATAATGTCAAAAAAATCATACTTCCAAATCCTTCAATACTTCAATTCATTGATTTTCAATTTATTAAATCTTTAAGTTAAGTCATAGAAATCCCTGTCCGCATATCGAAGCAGCTTTTTTATCAAATCAAATGACTGTTACTCATCAGATTACTTTTCAAGACTATATTTTGGAGTTTTTATAATTCATTAAACATTTAATGTGTTGTTTTTTTTAATATTTTATAGTTACGATCAATTTGTAATCATTTTCCATCTTTTTTATCCTGGTGAATAATCCCTAAAACAAAAAAAGCGTCCTAAAAAGAGAACGCTTTGCTATACTTATGTTGAGTTTGTAACTTCAATTTACACTTCGATTTCATAAAAATACAGATCACATCCTGAGCCCTTAACAGGGGCAAATCCTGCTAAACGATCACTATATAGTCCTACTGACAGATTAATATTTATATTTTTCATTTCCATTTCAGGTACAAATATAGCATTTTTAGAATTTAATTTAACTTTATTTTAAGATTTGTAGAGCATGTCTTTAATTTTCAAGCTTAAGAAAGTATCATTTTCACCGCCAAAATATGCTTGCAGATTCCTCTCTTTCCCTGATAAGCCGTAAACCAATCACAGGTACATCTTTGTGAAGTATTGTCAATGATCACTTTATGTACCACGCCGGAACCTTTTACTTTGGCTTCAATATAATCGGCTCTGCGTTCTGAGATTTCCACCTCTGCCTTATCAATTAGCTTTTTCGCATTTTTCAATCTCGGATTTAAAGATAAAATACGTTCTGTTTTAAAGGGAAGACGACGGTAAAAATGAGCTTTTTCGCTTAAATCATAACCTAATAATCCCATGGAAGATAAATTGGACGTTAGATTATCCATCGTACTAAAATCAATATCATTTTCAATCGAAAGCATGGTCGGGTCAAACATCTCATTCGATTTTAATAAACTGTTTAATCCGTACACCCATTCCATTGGTAAATTTTCCGTCATGGTTTCCAGAACATTTCCTTCACCCGAAAAACCACGATACGAATCCGGAGAAAAAGCCATCAATAACTGCATTTTACCAAATTCGCAAACAATAGCACAAGTCTGCTTATCATCTGATTCGTAAACAAAAATCTTATCTACAATCGCCAAAATCCCTTCTAACAAACGCAGTCTTTGAACACCCCCTATTCTCACACTGTCGGTTGTAGCCAAAGTCGAAAACATAAATTTTCCGGCTCTTTTGGTGATAAAAAAATCCCCTTTTACGCTTCCTTTCGGCAGGCTTTGGAAAAGCTGAATGGTTTGTATTTTATTGAGTTCGAACTTCAAATCCATATCAGCCAAATAAAGCTGAACACTGGTTAATCCTTTAATCCAGCGCATGGGCAAAGTCACTTTTTTCTCGACCACTTTTGCCTTACTGGTTATCACCTGAACATCTTGCTGACCAACGGCAAGGGTTACTTTTTCATTTTTTTGAATCGCATTTAGCGCATTCAGCATTGGATCGTTAAAATCAACATTAGTCGTTCCATTGGCAATAAATTCGCCGTCGATGGCTTCGGGTTTCATGTCCAATCTTACATAAACTCCGTTGCAGGACGAAAATCCTTCAAAACGAAGTCTTTCTGAACCGGCAGAAACAATTGGGTCACGAAGGCTGGGCGGAACTGGTCCAAAACTCGAACGCACTACTTTGGCAATCGTGCTCCAGCATTTTGCTGTAACATAAGGATCTGTTAAGCTACCCCAGAAAAAGCACGGAATATTATTGACTTCCTCAATTTCGGTTTGATG
It includes:
- a CDS encoding SWIM zinc finger family protein — translated: MTDLEYNYKGISTYSKTKGINNLVLAHQTEIEEVNNIPCFFWGSLTDPYVTAKCWSTIAKVVRSSFGPVPPSLRDPIVSAGSERLRFEGFSSCNGVYVRLDMKPEAIDGEFIANGTTNVDFNDPMLNALNAIQKNEKVTLAVGQQDVQVITSKAKVVEKKVTLPMRWIKGLTSVQLYLADMDLKFELNKIQTIQLFQSLPKGSVKGDFFITKRAGKFMFSTLATTDSVRIGGVQRLRLLEGILAIVDKIFVYESDDKQTCAIVCEFGKMQLLMAFSPDSYRGFSGEGNVLETMTENLPMEWVYGLNSLLKSNEMFDPTMLSIENDIDFSTMDNLTSNLSSMGLLGYDLSEKAHFYRRLPFKTERILSLNPRLKNAKKLIDKAEVEISERRADYIEAKVKGSGVVHKVIIDNTSQRCTCDWFTAYQGKRGICKHILAVKMILS